One region of Nitrospira sp. genomic DNA includes:
- a CDS encoding DUF502 domain-containing protein, translated as MTASHRLGRIFLTGLLVLLPAWTTFLILAALFETLDSFLLNLIGRQIQPYAPGLGLLLLIGMVLTVGAIATQVIGQRVVHWTEALLDRIPLIRSIYMTLKGMTDLLNYRARFGQSTVVAFPFPRDGLWALGFVMGSPPAALQIAPMVELVMVFVPTAIHPFTGYLAMIPKTQLHPLNLLPEEALKLEFSAGLYRPLPGWLTSPARNPS; from the coding sequence GTGACTGCTTCGCATCGACTCGGACGCATTTTCCTTACCGGACTCCTCGTGCTGCTTCCGGCTTGGACAACGTTTCTCATTTTGGCCGCGCTGTTCGAGACACTGGATTCCTTCTTGCTCAATCTCATCGGCCGGCAGATCCAGCCCTATGCCCCGGGCCTCGGCCTTCTGCTGCTCATTGGAATGGTACTCACGGTCGGGGCCATTGCGACGCAAGTCATCGGACAACGAGTGGTGCATTGGACCGAGGCCCTCCTGGACCGGATTCCCTTGATTCGCAGCATCTATATGACCCTCAAGGGCATGACGGATTTACTCAACTACCGGGCGCGCTTCGGACAAAGCACCGTGGTGGCCTTCCCGTTTCCACGCGACGGCCTTTGGGCCCTCGGCTTTGTCATGGGCTCTCCACCGGCGGCACTTCAAATCGCACCGATGGTGGAATTGGTGATGGTCTTTGTCCCGACCGCCATCCATCCCTTCACGGGATACTTGGCCATGATTCCCAAAACACAATTGCACCCGCTGAACCTGTTGCCGGAAGAGGCATTGAAGTTGGAGTTTTCAGCAGGACTCTATCGCCCCTTACCAGGATGGCTGACGTCGCCGGCACGGAACCCGTCATGA